In a single window of the Jiangella alba genome:
- the nusA gene encoding transcription termination factor NusA, whose product MDIDLSLLRALEREKDISFDLVVEATERALLLAYQRSETHQPRARVELDRKTGHVTVWAQEVDDDGAVTREWDDTPDGFGRIAATTAKQEILQRLRDAEDENTFGDFLDREGEIVSGTIQQGRDPRTVMVNLGKVEAVLPPAEQVPGERYEHGSRIRCYVVQVRKGQHGPVITVSRTHPNLVKKLFTLEVPEIADGTVQIAGIAREAGHRSKIAVFSTVPGVNAKGACIGPMGSRVRAVMTELHGEKIDIVDWSEDPAELVANALSPARVQRVEIVDAAARSARVTVPDFQLSLAIGREGQNARLAARLTGWRIDIRPDTEPETADHGADTPA is encoded by the coding sequence GTGGACATCGACCTTTCGCTCCTGCGAGCACTGGAGCGAGAGAAGGACATCTCCTTCGACCTGGTCGTCGAGGCGACGGAGCGCGCTCTGCTGCTCGCCTACCAGCGCTCCGAGACCCATCAGCCGCGGGCCCGTGTCGAGCTCGACCGCAAGACCGGCCACGTCACCGTCTGGGCCCAGGAGGTCGACGACGACGGCGCCGTCACGCGCGAGTGGGACGACACCCCCGACGGCTTCGGCCGCATCGCCGCCACCACCGCGAAGCAGGAGATCCTGCAGCGGCTGCGCGACGCCGAGGACGAGAACACCTTCGGCGACTTCCTCGACCGCGAGGGCGAGATCGTCTCCGGCACCATCCAGCAGGGCCGCGACCCCCGCACCGTCATGGTCAACCTCGGCAAGGTCGAGGCGGTGCTGCCGCCGGCCGAGCAGGTGCCGGGCGAGCGCTACGAGCACGGCAGCCGCATCCGCTGCTACGTCGTGCAGGTGCGCAAGGGCCAGCACGGCCCCGTCATCACCGTGTCGCGCACCCACCCGAACCTGGTGAAGAAGCTGTTCACGCTGGAGGTCCCCGAGATCGCCGACGGCACGGTGCAGATCGCCGGCATCGCCCGCGAGGCCGGCCACCGCAGCAAGATCGCCGTCTTCTCCACCGTGCCGGGGGTCAACGCCAAGGGCGCCTGCATCGGGCCCATGGGGTCGCGGGTGCGTGCGGTCATGACCGAGTTGCACGGCGAGAAGATCGACATCGTCGACTGGTCCGAGGACCCCGCCGAGCTGGTCGCCAACGCGCTGTCGCCGGCCCGGGTGCAGCGGGTCGAGATCGTCGACGCGGCCGCGCGGTCGGCCCGCGTCACGGTCCCCGACTTCCAGCTCTCGCTGGCCATCGGCCGGGAAGGACAGAACGCCCGGCTGGCCGCTCGGCTGACCGGATGGCGCATCGACATCCGCCCCGACACCGAGCCCGAGACCGCTGATCACGGCGCCGACACGCCCGCGTGA
- a CDS encoding YlxR family protein: MRTCVGCRSRAVKSELLRVVAGGAGAERALVPDLDGRLPGRGAYLHPRQGCLDQAERRRAFSRALRAEGPLDDTGLRRWLAEHEDRPDRPQRPAGMDEGDTT, encoded by the coding sequence GTGCGCACCTGCGTAGGATGCCGGTCTCGTGCGGTGAAGTCCGAACTGCTCCGCGTCGTCGCGGGCGGTGCCGGCGCCGAAAGGGCGCTGGTTCCCGACCTCGACGGCCGGCTCCCGGGCCGCGGTGCGTACCTGCACCCACGTCAGGGCTGCCTCGACCAAGCCGAGCGACGTCGAGCGTTCTCGCGCGCATTACGCGCCGAGGGGCCGCTCGACGATACTGGGCTGCGTCGGTGGCTCGCCGAGCACGAGGATCGACCCGATCGGCCGCAACGGCCGGCCGGAATGGATGAAGGAGACACGACGTGA
- the infB gene encoding translation initiation factor IF-2: protein MAKVRVHELAKELGVTSKDVLGKLGDLGEYVKSASSTIEAPVVRKLRDAFANQGTGKGTKRSPGTPGPSARPAAPAPSTPSAAAPAPAPAAPAAKPAPRPASPAPAEQPAASAPPAARPAPGPRPGPAPTPGPRPSSGGGQGQRPEQGQRPDQGARPDQGGRPGPGQRSGGGQRPDQGQRGPGGGRPGAPKPGPAAPRPAGPRPGNNPFGGENTGMGRSRPGGGPRPGNNPFSSGGSTGMQRPGSRRDGEGRGAPGAGGPRPSAPAPRPGGGGGAGGPRPNPGMMPPRPSQRPGGGGGGGGERGGRPGGDRGGRPGGGGGGGRPGGGGGGGRPGGGGGFGGGPGGGGRPGGFGGPGGGGRPGGGGGRGRGGTAGAFGRPGGRPAKSRKSKRQKRQEYDNMQAPSIGGVRLPRGNGQVVRLPRGASLADFAERIDVDPAQLVQVLFGLGEMVTATQSVDEDTFRVLGEELGFEIQMVSPEDEDRELLESFDIDFDAEVGDEDALAARPPVVTVMGHVDHGKTKLLDAIRKENIVESEAGGITQHIGAYQVSVEHEGEPRAITFIDTPGHEAFTAMRARGAQVTDIVILVVAADDGVMPQTIEALNHAQAAGVPIVVAVNKIDVEGANPAKIRQQLTEYNLVAEEYGGDTMFVDVAAKPGLNIDKLLEAVLLTADAALDLRANPDMPARGVAIEGHLDRGRGPVATVLVQRGTLRPGDAIVTGQSYGRVRAMLDEYGKPVEEATPSRPVLVLGLTAVPGAGDKFLVADDDRTARQIAEKREAMERNAALAKARKRVTLESFMAESKVETLNLILKGDVSGSVEALEDALLKIDVGDEVNLNIIHRGVGAITANDVNLASIDQGIIIGFNVRPQSRTVEDLADREGVEIRYYSVIYSAIEEIEAALKGMLKPEYEEVQLGTAEIREVFRSSKIGNIAGCMVTNGIMRRNASARLVRDGVVVGEGLTVVSLRREKDDATEVREGFECGINLGSFNDIKVGDRIETYEMKEKPRG from the coding sequence GTGGCAAAGGTCCGGGTACACGAGCTCGCGAAAGAGCTCGGTGTGACGAGCAAGGACGTCCTCGGCAAGCTGGGCGACCTCGGGGAGTACGTCAAGTCGGCATCGTCGACCATCGAGGCCCCCGTCGTCCGTAAGCTTCGCGACGCGTTCGCCAATCAAGGAACCGGCAAGGGAACCAAGCGGTCTCCCGGCACCCCTGGCCCGTCGGCCAGGCCGGCAGCACCGGCCCCCAGCACGCCCAGTGCGGCCGCACCGGCGCCGGCACCCGCCGCGCCGGCGGCGAAGCCTGCCCCGCGCCCGGCCTCGCCGGCGCCCGCGGAGCAGCCGGCCGCGTCCGCGCCTCCGGCCGCACGGCCCGCTCCGGGCCCGCGGCCCGGCCCGGCGCCCACGCCGGGTCCGCGTCCGTCCAGCGGCGGCGGCCAGGGTCAGCGGCCCGAGCAGGGTCAGCGGCCCGACCAGGGCGCGCGTCCCGACCAGGGCGGGCGTCCGGGCCCCGGCCAGCGCTCCGGCGGCGGCCAGCGGCCCGACCAGGGCCAGCGTGGCCCTGGCGGCGGTCGTCCGGGCGCACCGAAGCCTGGTCCGGCCGCGCCGCGTCCGGCCGGCCCGCGTCCGGGCAACAACCCGTTCGGCGGCGAGAACACCGGCATGGGCCGGTCTCGTCCCGGCGGCGGCCCGCGTCCGGGCAACAACCCGTTCTCGTCCGGTGGCTCCACCGGCATGCAGCGTCCCGGCTCGCGCCGCGACGGTGAAGGCCGCGGCGCGCCCGGTGCGGGTGGCCCGCGGCCCAGCGCCCCGGCCCCGCGTCCGGGCGGTGGCGGCGGCGCCGGTGGCCCGCGCCCCAACCCCGGCATGATGCCGCCGCGCCCGTCGCAGCGGCCCGGTGGTGGCGGCGGCGGTGGCGGCGAGCGTGGTGGCCGTCCCGGCGGTGACCGCGGCGGTCGTCCCGGCGGCGGTGGCGGCGGTGGTCGTCCCGGCGGCGGTGGCGGCGGCGGTCGTCCCGGCGGTGGCGGCGGCTTCGGCGGCGGCCCCGGCGGCGGTGGCCGTCCCGGTGGCTTCGGCGGTCCCGGCGGCGGTGGCCGTCCGGGTGGCGGCGGTGGCCGCGGCCGCGGTGGCACGGCCGGCGCGTTCGGCCGTCCCGGTGGCCGGCCGGCCAAGAGCCGCAAGAGCAAGCGTCAGAAGCGCCAGGAATACGACAACATGCAGGCGCCGTCGATCGGCGGTGTGCGGCTGCCCCGCGGCAACGGACAGGTCGTCCGGCTGCCCCGCGGCGCATCCCTCGCCGACTTCGCCGAGCGCATCGACGTCGACCCCGCGCAGCTGGTCCAGGTGCTGTTCGGCCTGGGCGAGATGGTCACGGCCACCCAGTCGGTGGACGAAGACACCTTCCGGGTGCTGGGCGAGGAGCTCGGCTTCGAGATCCAGATGGTGTCGCCCGAGGACGAGGACCGCGAGCTGCTCGAGTCGTTCGACATCGACTTCGACGCCGAGGTGGGCGACGAGGACGCGCTGGCGGCCCGGCCGCCGGTGGTCACCGTCATGGGCCACGTCGACCACGGTAAGACCAAGCTGCTCGACGCCATCCGCAAGGAGAACATCGTCGAGTCCGAGGCCGGCGGCATCACCCAGCACATCGGTGCCTACCAGGTCTCGGTCGAGCACGAGGGCGAGCCGCGGGCCATCACCTTCATCGACACCCCGGGTCACGAGGCGTTCACCGCCATGCGTGCCCGTGGTGCGCAGGTGACGGACATCGTCATCCTCGTGGTCGCGGCCGACGACGGCGTCATGCCGCAGACCATCGAGGCGCTGAACCACGCGCAGGCGGCCGGCGTGCCCATCGTCGTCGCGGTCAACAAGATCGACGTCGAGGGCGCCAACCCGGCGAAGATCCGCCAGCAGCTCACCGAGTACAACCTGGTGGCCGAGGAGTACGGCGGCGACACCATGTTCGTCGACGTCGCGGCGAAGCCGGGGCTGAACATCGACAAGCTGCTCGAGGCCGTCCTGCTGACCGCCGACGCGGCGCTCGACCTGCGGGCCAACCCCGACATGCCGGCGCGCGGCGTCGCGATCGAGGGTCACCTCGACCGCGGCCGCGGCCCGGTGGCCACCGTCCTGGTGCAGCGCGGCACGCTGCGCCCGGGCGACGCCATCGTCACGGGTCAGTCCTACGGCCGGGTGCGCGCCATGCTCGACGAGTACGGCAAGCCGGTCGAGGAGGCCACGCCGTCGCGTCCGGTCCTGGTGCTCGGTCTCACCGCGGTGCCCGGCGCCGGCGACAAGTTCCTCGTCGCCGACGACGACCGCACCGCGCGCCAGATCGCCGAGAAGCGCGAGGCCATGGAGCGCAACGCCGCCCTGGCCAAGGCCCGAAAGCGGGTCACGCTCGAGAGCTTCATGGCCGAGAGCAAGGTCGAGACGCTGAACCTGATCCTCAAGGGCGACGTGTCCGGCTCGGTCGAGGCGCTCGAGGACGCGCTGCTCAAGATCGACGTGGGCGACGAGGTCAACCTCAACATCATCCACCGCGGCGTCGGCGCCATCACGGCCAACGACGTCAACCTCGCCTCCATCGACCAGGGCATCATCATCGGCTTCAACGTCCGGCCGCAGAGCCGGACGGTCGAGGACCTGGCCGACCGCGAGGGTGTGGAGATCCGGTACTACTCGGTCATCTACTCGGCCATCGAGGAGATCGAGGCGGCCCTCAAGGGCATGCTCAAGCCGGAGTACGAGGAGGTCCAGCTCGGCACCGCCGAGATCCGCGAGGTGTTCCGGTCGTCCAAGATCGGCAACATCGCCGGTTGCATGGTCACCAACGGCATCATGCGGCGCAACGCGTCGGCGCGGCTGGTCCGCGACGGCGTCGTGGTGGGCGAGGGCCTCACGGTCGTGTCGCTGCGGCGCGAGAAGGACGACGCCACCGAGGTCCGCGAAGGGTTCGAGTGCGGTATCAATCTCGGCTCGTTCAACGACATCAAGGTCGGCGACCGCATCGAGACCTACGAGATGAAGGAGAAGCCGCGCGGCTGA
- a CDS encoding DUF503 domain-containing protein — translation MFVGTIVFDLLLGDVHSLKQKRAVVRPIVAELRRRFDVAVAEVGHQDLHRRTEVGVAVVAGDSRQCIDVLDAVERHVAYRPEIELLSTRRRIHNDEDEE, via the coding sequence GTGTTCGTCGGGACCATCGTGTTCGACCTGCTGCTCGGCGACGTGCATTCGTTGAAGCAGAAGCGCGCCGTGGTTCGGCCCATCGTGGCCGAACTGCGGCGCCGCTTCGACGTCGCCGTCGCCGAGGTGGGTCACCAGGACCTGCACCGCCGCACGGAGGTGGGGGTCGCCGTCGTCGCCGGCGACTCCCGGCAGTGCATCGACGTGCTCGACGCCGTCGAGCGGCACGTCGCGTACCGGCCGGAGATCGAGCTGCTCTCCACCCGGCGGCGGATCCACAACGACGAAGACGAGGAGTAG
- the rbfA gene encoding 30S ribosome-binding factor RbfA, which translates to MADPARARKLADRIREIAAETLERRVKDPRLGFVTVTDARITGDLRDATVFYTVYGDEEERTATAAALESVKGLVRSEVGRRTGVRFTPTLEFVADAIPENAANIDDLLRTARESDERVAQAAAAADYAGDPDPYRKPADEEDEEDDDHRG; encoded by the coding sequence ATGGCCGATCCAGCGCGGGCGCGCAAACTGGCCGACCGCATCCGCGAGATCGCGGCCGAGACGCTGGAGCGCCGGGTCAAGGATCCCCGGCTGGGGTTCGTCACGGTCACCGACGCCCGCATCACCGGTGACCTGCGCGACGCCACCGTCTTCTACACCGTGTACGGCGACGAGGAGGAGCGCACGGCCACGGCCGCGGCGCTCGAGAGCGTCAAGGGCCTGGTCCGCTCCGAGGTGGGCCGGCGCACCGGCGTCCGGTTCACGCCGACGCTGGAGTTCGTGGCCGACGCCATCCCCGAGAACGCCGCGAACATCGACGACCTGCTGCGCACGGCGCGCGAGTCGGACGAGCGGGTGGCCCAGGCGGCCGCCGCGGCCGACTACGCCGGCGACCCCGACCCGTACCGCAAGCCGGCCGACGAGGAAGACGAGGAGGACGACGACCACCGTGGCTGA
- the truB gene encoding tRNA pseudouridine(55) synthase TruB: protein MADPDGLVVVDKPGGWTSHDVVARVRRLAGTRRVGHAGTLDPMATGVLVVGVGKATKLLGHLALTAKEYDATIRLGAATVTDDAEGEVTATADASAVTDNAVAAGVAALTGPIQQVPSAVSAVKIDGVRSYHRVRSGEDVELPARAVVVSRFDVLASRRVGEFLDLDVSVTCSSGTYIRALARDLGAALGVGGHLTALRRTAVGPYRLDVARTLDQLGAEFTLVPLADAAAAAFPRLDVDAETAGRVAHGMPLPATGLGPGPVGVFGPDGTLLSLVEDRGSRAKHLAVFV from the coding sequence GTGGCTGACCCCGACGGCCTCGTCGTCGTCGACAAGCCCGGGGGCTGGACGTCGCACGACGTCGTCGCCCGTGTCCGCCGGCTGGCCGGCACCCGCCGTGTCGGCCACGCCGGCACGCTCGACCCGATGGCCACCGGCGTGCTGGTGGTCGGCGTCGGCAAGGCCACCAAGCTGCTCGGGCACCTGGCGCTGACGGCGAAGGAGTACGACGCCACCATCCGGCTCGGCGCGGCCACCGTCACCGACGACGCCGAGGGCGAGGTGACGGCGACGGCCGACGCGTCCGCGGTGACCGATAACGCCGTCGCGGCCGGTGTCGCCGCGCTGACCGGGCCGATCCAGCAGGTGCCGAGCGCGGTGTCCGCGGTGAAGATCGACGGCGTGCGCTCGTACCACCGGGTGCGCTCCGGCGAGGACGTCGAGCTGCCGGCGCGCGCCGTCGTCGTCAGCCGGTTCGACGTGCTGGCGTCGCGGCGCGTGGGGGAGTTCCTCGACCTCGACGTGTCGGTGACGTGCTCGTCCGGCACCTACATCCGGGCGCTGGCCCGCGACCTCGGCGCGGCGCTGGGCGTCGGCGGCCACCTGACGGCGCTGCGCCGCACCGCCGTCGGCCCGTACCGCCTCGACGTCGCCCGCACCCTGGACCAGCTCGGCGCCGAGTTCACCCTGGTGCCGCTGGCCGACGCCGCCGCGGCGGCGTTCCCGCGGCTGGACGTCGACGCCGAGACCGCCGGGCGGGTCGCGCACGGCATGCCGCTGCCGGCCACCGGGCTCGGGCCGGGACCCGTCGGGGTGTTCGGGCCGGACGGTACCCTGCTGTCCCTGGTCGAGGACCGGGGTTCCCGGGCGAAGCACCTGGCGGTGTTCGTATGA
- a CDS encoding MarR family winged helix-turn-helix transcriptional regulator gives MSDRQQVNEQLEAELAFLWRRVRRLSIDLARQVDEGLEAAAYGLLGLLADGGDVRAADLVERLGLDKSTVSRQVTQMETLGLIQRVPDPQDGRARLLHITDAGRARVQQLRGARGRWFGAALEDWPDADVDTLAVLLKRLNESMAQE, from the coding sequence ATGAGCGATCGGCAGCAGGTCAACGAGCAGCTCGAGGCCGAGCTCGCGTTCCTCTGGCGCCGGGTGCGCCGGCTCTCCATCGACCTCGCCCGTCAGGTCGACGAAGGCCTCGAGGCGGCCGCGTACGGGCTGCTCGGGCTGCTCGCCGACGGCGGCGACGTCCGTGCCGCCGATCTGGTCGAGCGGCTGGGGCTGGACAAGTCCACCGTCAGCCGCCAGGTCACGCAGATGGAGACCTTGGGCCTGATCCAGCGGGTGCCCGACCCGCAGGACGGCCGGGCCCGGCTGCTGCACATCACCGACGCGGGCCGCGCCCGGGTGCAGCAGTTGCGCGGCGCCCGGGGCCGCTGGTTCGGCGCGGCGCTGGAGGACTGGCCCGACGCCGACGTCGACACGCTCGCCGTTCTGCTCAAACGGCTCAACGAGTCCATGGCACAGGAGTAG
- a CDS encoding MarR family winged helix-turn-helix transcriptional regulator: MGSDVWSELVDQGRLLVRLGKLLTHRHVEIYEGVGPTLGGMLAALSKGGPMRLTALADQLQVDTSVASRQAAELVERGLVERRPDPDDARAGILDLTADGHAVLQRARERSGEIVAAALEDWSEAEARQLVDLLTKLNGDLRDELCGGRERVR; the protein is encoded by the coding sequence ATGGGCAGCGATGTCTGGAGCGAGCTGGTCGACCAGGGACGTCTCCTGGTCCGGCTGGGCAAGCTCCTCACCCACCGCCACGTCGAGATCTACGAGGGCGTGGGTCCGACCCTGGGCGGCATGCTCGCCGCGCTGAGCAAGGGCGGCCCGATGCGGCTGACGGCACTCGCCGACCAGCTGCAGGTGGACACGTCCGTCGCCAGCCGGCAGGCGGCCGAACTGGTGGAGCGGGGGCTGGTGGAGCGCCGTCCGGACCCGGACGACGCGCGCGCCGGCATCCTCGACCTCACCGCCGACGGCCACGCGGTGCTCCAACGGGCCCGCGAGCGCAGCGGCGAGATCGTCGCCGCCGCGCTCGAGGACTGGAGCGAGGCCGAGGCCCGGCAGTTGGTCGACCTGCTCACCAAGCTCAACGGCGATCTCCGCGACGAGCTCTGCGGGGGAAGGGAACGCGTCCGATGA
- a CDS encoding MFS transporter, whose protein sequence is MNHRQVLEAMSGLLLAMFVAMLSGTIVANALPRIIGDLGGNQDQYTWVVTATLLAATATTPIWGKLSDRMNKKLLVQLSITVFVIGSVLAGFSQSTEQLIGFRVLQGLGLGGLQALVQIVMASIVSPRERGRYMGYFGAVMAVATVGGPLLGGFLVDSSLGWRWCFWVGVPFGVAALVLLQRTLKLPVLSSDTRIDYLGAMLIPGGISVLLIWVTLAGSDFAWMSWASAAFVAGGVLLIALAVLVERRAVDPVVPPRLLRQRTMILAIIASVAIGIAMFGSSVFFGQYFQISRGYSPTAAGLLTLPMIVGLLLASTITGQLVTRFGRWKRFLVLGTGLIVVGLGLLGTIDHSTSLVLIGVYMAILGVGVGSSMQNLVLAAQNGLDYRDLGAGTSTVTFFRSLGGAAGVSVLGAILATHVTDLVSDGLAGIPGAGAATQDGGSTSLDLSGLPGPVRTIVEHAYGDATALVFLISGAIALVAFVAVLFMRETTLRTTVGDAELEELEGAGARA, encoded by the coding sequence ATGAATCATCGACAGGTGCTGGAGGCGATGTCCGGGTTGCTGCTCGCCATGTTCGTGGCGATGCTGTCCGGGACGATCGTCGCCAACGCGCTGCCGCGGATCATCGGCGACCTCGGCGGCAACCAGGACCAGTACACGTGGGTCGTGACGGCGACCCTGCTCGCGGCCACGGCCACCACCCCGATCTGGGGCAAACTGTCCGACCGCATGAACAAGAAGCTGCTCGTGCAGCTGTCGATCACCGTCTTCGTGATCGGCTCCGTGCTCGCCGGGTTCTCGCAGAGCACCGAGCAGCTGATCGGCTTCCGCGTCCTGCAGGGCCTCGGCCTCGGCGGGCTGCAGGCGCTCGTGCAGATCGTCATGGCGTCGATCGTCAGCCCGCGCGAACGCGGCCGGTACATGGGGTACTTCGGCGCCGTCATGGCGGTGGCGACGGTGGGCGGCCCGCTGCTGGGCGGCTTCCTCGTCGACTCCAGCCTCGGCTGGCGCTGGTGCTTCTGGGTCGGCGTCCCGTTCGGCGTCGCCGCGCTGGTGCTGCTGCAGCGGACGCTGAAGCTGCCGGTGCTCTCGTCCGACACCAGGATCGACTACCTCGGCGCCATGCTGATCCCCGGCGGCATCAGCGTGCTGCTGATCTGGGTCACGCTGGCCGGGTCGGACTTCGCCTGGATGTCGTGGGCGTCGGCCGCGTTCGTGGCGGGCGGTGTGCTGCTGATCGCCCTGGCGGTGCTGGTCGAGCGGCGCGCCGTCGACCCCGTGGTGCCGCCGCGGCTGCTGCGTCAGCGCACGATGATCCTCGCGATCATCGCCAGCGTCGCCATCGGCATCGCGATGTTCGGCTCGTCGGTCTTCTTCGGCCAGTACTTCCAGATCTCCCGCGGCTACTCGCCGACGGCGGCCGGGCTGCTGACGCTGCCGATGATCGTCGGCCTGCTGCTCGCGTCGACCATCACCGGACAGCTGGTCACCCGGTTCGGGCGGTGGAAGAGGTTCCTCGTCCTGGGGACGGGGCTGATCGTGGTCGGGCTCGGGCTGCTGGGCACCATCGACCACTCGACGTCGCTGGTGCTGATCGGCGTCTACATGGCCATCCTGGGCGTCGGCGTCGGGTCGAGCATGCAGAACCTCGTGCTGGCCGCGCAGAACGGCCTCGACTACCGCGACCTCGGCGCCGGCACGTCCACGGTGACGTTCTTCCGCTCGCTCGGCGGCGCGGCCGGCGTCTCCGTCCTCGGCGCGATTCTGGCGACGCACGTCACCGACCTCGTCTCCGACGGGCTGGCCGGCATCCCGGGCGCGGGCGCCGCCACCCAGGACGGCGGGTCGACGTCGCTGGACCTGAGCGGGCTGCCCGGGCCGGTGCGCACCATCGTCGAGCACGCATACGGCGACGCGACGGCGCTGGTGTTCCTCATCTCCGGGGCGATCGCGCTGGTGGCGTTCGTCGCCGTGCTGTTCATGCGCGAGACGACGCTGCGCACCACGGTGGGCGACGCGGAGCTCGAGGAGCTGGAGGGGGCCGGCGCGCGGGCATAA
- a CDS encoding bifunctional riboflavin kinase/FAD synthetase: MHRWTDLDQVPPGFGPSVVTIGNFDGVHLGHRQVLTRMVADAAAAGAQSVAVTFDPHPRRLHRPEDAPPLITGVRDKLELLASTGLDAVLVQPYTWEFARQSPEQFVRRFLVDGLRAVTVVVGRDVRFGWQNAGDLSTMLSLGAEYGFSVEVIEDVSTPDGARRWSSTWVRELLLAGDVAGAAEILGRPHRLRGVVVEGDKRGRELGFPTANLSSDADGLVPADGVYAGWLSRASGDRLPAAISIGTNPTFAGDSRRVEAYVLGRTDLDLYGDEILLEFVERLRPTLKFDSVDDLVATMHDDAAKARVVLSA, encoded by the coding sequence GTGCACCGCTGGACCGATCTCGACCAGGTCCCTCCCGGGTTCGGCCCGTCGGTCGTCACCATCGGCAACTTCGACGGCGTCCACCTCGGCCACCGGCAGGTCCTGACCCGCATGGTGGCCGACGCCGCGGCTGCCGGCGCGCAGTCCGTCGCCGTCACGTTCGACCCCCACCCGCGCCGGCTGCACCGGCCCGAGGACGCGCCGCCGCTGATCACCGGCGTGCGCGACAAGCTCGAACTGCTCGCGTCCACGGGCCTCGACGCCGTGCTCGTCCAGCCGTACACCTGGGAGTTCGCCCGCCAGTCGCCGGAGCAGTTCGTCCGCCGCTTCCTGGTTGACGGCCTGCGCGCCGTCACCGTCGTGGTCGGCCGCGACGTGCGGTTCGGCTGGCAGAACGCGGGCGACCTGTCGACCATGCTGTCGCTGGGGGCCGAGTACGGGTTCAGCGTCGAGGTGATCGAGGACGTCAGCACCCCCGACGGCGCCCGCCGCTGGTCGTCGACGTGGGTGCGCGAGCTGCTGCTGGCCGGCGACGTCGCCGGTGCCGCGGAGATCCTGGGGCGGCCGCACCGCCTGCGCGGCGTCGTCGTCGAGGGCGACAAGCGGGGGCGCGAGCTGGGCTTCCCGACGGCGAACCTCTCGTCCGACGCCGACGGCCTGGTGCCGGCCGACGGCGTGTACGCGGGCTGGCTGTCGCGTGCGTCCGGCGACCGGCTCCCGGCCGCCATCTCGATCGGGACGAACCCGACGTTCGCCGGCGACTCGCGGCGGGTGGAGGCGTACGTGCTCGGCCGCACCGACCTCGACCTCTACGGCGACGAGATCCTGCTCGAGTTCGTCGAGCGCCTGCGCCCCACCCTCAAGTTCGACTCCGTCGACGACCTCGTCGCCACCATGCACGACGACGCCGCCAAAGCCCGCGTCGTCCTGAGCGCCTAG
- a CDS encoding GNAT family N-acetyltransferase: protein MTDERMLLRGERLGLALTTAAHVAEYHRWENDPATILGYGTQLPQSIETRAAGYEAQARDDRRAGFEVVRLDDSAPVGLTVLRVDPAVRTAEFVMLLAPEARGHGLAAEATTLTLDWGFHLAALRMVWLKVLAPNTRAIRAYERAGFRPAGRLRQAGWWRGEPCDEVVMDAVRGDFPGPSRVPGA from the coding sequence GTGACGGACGAACGGATGCTGCTCCGTGGCGAGCGGCTGGGCCTGGCCCTGACGACGGCCGCGCACGTGGCGGAGTACCACCGCTGGGAGAACGATCCGGCGACCATCCTCGGGTACGGCACCCAGCTGCCGCAGAGCATCGAGACGAGGGCGGCGGGGTACGAGGCGCAGGCGCGCGACGACCGGCGGGCGGGGTTCGAGGTGGTGCGGCTGGACGACAGCGCGCCGGTGGGCCTGACGGTGCTGCGGGTCGACCCCGCGGTGCGGACGGCGGAGTTCGTCATGCTTCTGGCGCCGGAGGCGCGCGGCCACGGACTCGCCGCCGAGGCGACCACCCTCACCCTCGACTGGGGCTTCCACCTGGCGGCGCTGCGGATGGTGTGGCTCAAGGTGCTGGCGCCGAACACGCGCGCGATCCGCGCCTACGAACGCGCCGGCTTCCGGCCGGCCGGACGGCTGCGGCAGGCCGGCTGGTGGCGCGGCGAGCCGTGCGACGAGGTGGTGATGGACGCGGTGCGTGGCGACTTCCCCGGCCCGAGCCGCGTCCCGGGCGCCTAG